One genomic segment of Deinococcus terrestris includes these proteins:
- a CDS encoding ABC transporter permease: MTLFSLELRKLLRRRSARLGLLVCFLLPLLWPWAPRVEALFGVELVSGWQLPAVSLGVLVQFLLPLFIAVTCAELIGSEVSGGTLAPLLLRPVNRTRVLTGKLLVALLYPLLLVLATVAGSLLAGLFLGLGSFTGGTGLGPEFFQGVGTLTPGQALGQVLRASLLAAVMLLPVASLAVLFGVLYLNTAAAALATLATLNILRLFAVFPEWVQRLLPTTHFDLYARQTDVASGLILLLIYTAGFGVLAALAFERRDV; this comes from the coding sequence ATGACCCTTTTTTCGCTGGAACTTCGTAAGCTGCTGCGGCGGCGCAGCGCCCGGCTGGGGCTGCTGGTGTGCTTCCTGCTGCCGCTGCTGTGGCCCTGGGCGCCCCGCGTGGAGGCGCTGTTCGGGGTCGAGCTGGTCAGCGGGTGGCAACTCCCAGCGGTCAGCCTGGGGGTGCTGGTGCAGTTTCTGCTGCCCCTCTTTATCGCGGTGACGTGCGCGGAACTGATCGGCTCGGAGGTCAGCGGAGGCACGCTCGCGCCGCTGCTGCTGCGGCCGGTCAACCGGACCCGCGTGCTGACGGGCAAGCTGCTCGTCGCGCTGCTGTATCCGCTGCTGCTGGTGCTGGCGACGGTGGCCGGGTCGCTGCTCGCGGGCCTCTTCCTGGGGCTGGGGTCATTTACTGGCGGCACCGGGCTGGGGCCGGAGTTCTTTCAGGGGGTGGGGACGCTGACGCCGGGGCAGGCGCTGGGGCAGGTGCTCCGCGCCTCACTGCTGGCCGCCGTCATGCTGCTGCCCGTCGCCAGCCTCGCGGTGCTCTTCGGAGTGCTGTACCTCAATACCGCCGCCGCCGCGCTCGCCACGCTGGCGACCCTGAATATCCTGCGCCTCTTCGCCGTCTTTCCCGAGTGGGTGCAGCGCCTGCTGCCCACCACCCACTTCGACCTGTACGCCCGGCAGACGGACGTGGCCTCGGGGCTGATCCTGCTGCTGATCTACACGGCGGGCTTCGGGGTGCTGGCGGCGCTGGCGTTCGAGCGGCGGGACGTGTAG
- a CDS encoding ABC transporter ATP-binding protein: protein MTQPPPEAPAPALEVRGLHKRYGRHSVLHDIDLAVAPGEVYALTGPNGAGKSTLIRTVTGLAFPTSGTVRLCGRDVHVDGPRARAALGAVVEAPARFHPEFTGTQNLRMHAGLAAMAPGAERVDAGRIREVLALLELTRMADRRVGEYSLGQRQRLGVASAILARPRVLILDEPTSGLDALGIGLIHRIVTDLAAEGCAVLLSTHHLREIATYAHRVGILTGGRLVDTVDLRARQAAYRFRVSDPAGAAEWLRRLPFVSGVGTRTPYALAHLGDEARVPDALAHLGQGGFRVLEAAPDHFDLYEYYRERVEVAV, encoded by the coding sequence GTGACCCAGCCTCCCCCCGAAGCGCCCGCCCCCGCCCTGGAGGTGCGCGGCCTGCACAAGCGGTACGGGCGCCACAGCGTCCTGCACGACATCGACCTCGCGGTCGCGCCCGGCGAGGTCTACGCGTTGACCGGCCCCAACGGCGCGGGCAAAAGCACCCTGATCCGCACCGTGACCGGGCTGGCCTTTCCAACCTCCGGGACCGTGCGGCTGTGCGGGCGCGACGTGCATGTGGACGGCCCCCGCGCCCGCGCCGCGCTGGGAGCGGTGGTGGAGGCCCCCGCCCGCTTTCACCCCGAGTTCACCGGGACCCAGAACCTGCGGATGCACGCGGGCCTCGCGGCGATGGCGCCGGGGGCCGAGCGGGTGGATGCGGGCCGCATCCGCGAGGTGCTCGCGCTGCTGGAACTCACCCGCATGGCCGACCGCCGGGTGGGGGAATACTCGCTGGGGCAGCGGCAACGGCTGGGCGTGGCGAGCGCGATTCTGGCGCGGCCCCGCGTGCTGATTCTGGACGAGCCGACAAGTGGGCTGGACGCGCTGGGCATCGGCCTGATTCACCGCATCGTGACCGACCTCGCGGCGGAGGGCTGCGCGGTCCTGCTCAGCACCCACCACCTGCGCGAGATCGCCACCTACGCGCACCGGGTGGGCATCCTGACGGGCGGGCGGCTGGTGGACACCGTGGACCTGCGGGCGCGGCAGGCGGCCTACCGCTTCCGGGTGAGTGACCCCGCCGGGGCCGCCGAGTGGCTGCGGCGGCTCCCCTTCGTGAGCGGGGTGGGCACCCGCACGCCCTACGCGCTGGCGCACCTCGGGGACGAGGCGCGGGTGCCCGACGCGCTTGCGCACCTGGGGCAGGGGGGCTTCCGGGTGCTGGAGGCCGCTCCCGACCACTTCGACCTGTACGAGTACTACCGCGAACGGGTGGAGGTGGCGGTATGA
- a CDS encoding superoxide dismutase family protein — protein MKLQTKRVLTLGALALGAATAGGAQAPMTMAPASTPLSATAAMRDPAGQVLGTARFVQQGMGVQVTVEVRGLAPGQHGMHVHEYGRCTPGVDEATNTIVPFGGAGGHFDPGMSKNHDDPQAPNKYGHGGDAPMLNVGADGVGRANFTTDKFSLTGMNGALNRTLVIHARPDDYKSDPAGMSGARERCGVIVRDGLTTRDYTLPGAQDFPEGVAYDARRGVIYTGSAVNGTIYAINAANGVVSKFQEGGALGRQAALGLKVDAQGRLWIAGGAQGTVSILTPDGVTLKVLETPPSPNPYINDLTPAADGNVYVTDSTRPVIFRVDRNLNLTAWLDLANTPIKYGPGINLNGITATPDGRYLLAMQLNTGELWRIDLRTKAVRRVMTGLVNGDGLLLDGRTLYVARNKDQVVSKVSLAADYGSGQLVAEEPLRGLRFPATLALVGNDLVVTQAQLDRNMAGIPPETPFRLTRFGKF, from the coding sequence ATGAAGCTCCAGACCAAGCGGGTCCTGACCCTGGGTGCCCTCGCCCTGGGCGCGGCGACGGCGGGCGGAGCGCAGGCCCCCATGACGATGGCCCCAGCCAGCACGCCCCTGAGCGCCACCGCCGCCATGCGTGACCCCGCCGGGCAGGTGCTGGGGACCGCCCGCTTCGTGCAGCAGGGGATGGGCGTGCAGGTCACCGTGGAGGTGCGCGGCCTGGCACCGGGGCAGCACGGCATGCACGTCCACGAGTACGGACGCTGCACCCCTGGCGTGGACGAGGCGACGAACACCATCGTGCCCTTCGGCGGGGCGGGCGGGCACTTTGACCCCGGCATGAGCAAGAACCACGACGACCCGCAGGCACCCAACAAGTATGGGCACGGCGGCGACGCCCCGATGCTGAACGTGGGCGCCGACGGAGTGGGCCGCGCGAACTTTACCACCGACAAGTTCAGCCTCACGGGGATGAACGGGGCGCTGAACCGCACCCTGGTCATCCACGCCCGCCCCGACGACTACAAGTCCGACCCGGCGGGCATGTCGGGCGCCCGCGAGCGCTGCGGCGTGATCGTGCGCGACGGCCTGACCACCCGCGACTACACCCTGCCCGGCGCCCAGGACTTCCCCGAGGGCGTGGCCTACGACGCCCGCCGGGGCGTGATCTACACGGGCAGCGCCGTCAACGGCACCATCTATGCGATCAACGCGGCGAACGGCGTGGTCAGCAAGTTCCAGGAGGGCGGGGCGCTGGGGCGTCAAGCCGCGCTGGGGCTGAAGGTGGACGCGCAGGGCCGCTTGTGGATCGCGGGCGGGGCGCAGGGCACGGTCAGCATCCTGACGCCCGATGGCGTGACCCTCAAGGTGCTGGAGACGCCGCCGTCGCCCAACCCCTACATCAACGACCTGACCCCCGCCGCCGACGGCAACGTGTATGTCACCGATTCCACCCGACCGGTGATTTTCCGGGTGGACCGCAACCTCAACCTGACCGCGTGGCTGGACCTGGCGAACACGCCCATCAAGTACGGCCCCGGTATCAACCTCAACGGGATCACGGCGACGCCCGACGGACGGTACCTGCTCGCCATGCAGCTCAATACGGGCGAGTTGTGGCGCATCGACCTGCGGACCAAGGCCGTGCGCCGGGTGATGACCGGGCTGGTCAACGGCGACGGCCTGCTGCTGGACGGGCGGACCCTGTATGTCGCCCGCAACAAGGACCAGGTCGTGAGCAAGGTTAGCCTCGCGGCCGACTACGGCAGCGGCCAGCTCGTGGCCGAGGAACCCCTGCGCGGCCTGCGCTTCCCGGCGACGCTGGCGCTGGTCGGAAATGACCTGGTGGTGACGCAGGCGCAGCTCGACCGCAACATGGCGGGGATTCCGCCGGAAACGCCCTTCCGGTTGACTCGCTTCGGCAAGTTCTGA
- a CDS encoding PQQ-dependent sugar dehydrogenase, whose protein sequence is MHKPMLAALTVALGALGAALAQGSASPTGPGPAQTTIPTPRPLPAPEPPVTVTATRNEPRALGFTPDKLARLKVPAGFQIKVMATNLGNARMMHVMPDGGIYLTRRQQNDIWYLKDVNKDGLFDAGERRMVAQNLKLVHGLDVRQGKLYAVGEKTIWVMDMAQDGTLSVPRVFADGFPDAGQHPARGLKWGPDGYLYASFGSTNNDAPTQNPEEATILRIRPDGQWREVYARGLRHTIGFGWHPVTGTFYGMDQGMDWHGDNIPPEELNVIQRGRNYGWPFCYGDRNPDPYTNSSQIPGKITKAEYCDLTQGSLLNYTAHAAAIAMNFYTGTSFPAEYRNDAFVAFRGSWNRSEPSGYEIARVNFDAQNRPTAIEPFITGFVYEEGGEWKQFGRVAGVATYTDGSLLFTDDQSGVIYRVLYTGGQ, encoded by the coding sequence ATGCACAAGCCCATGCTCGCCGCCCTGACGGTGGCGCTCGGTGCCCTGGGTGCGGCGCTGGCCCAGGGGTCGGCCTCGCCCACTGGCCCCGGCCCCGCCCAGACGACCATCCCGACGCCCCGCCCGCTGCCCGCTCCCGAGCCGCCCGTCACCGTGACGGCCACCCGCAACGAGCCGCGTGCCCTGGGCTTCACGCCCGACAAGCTCGCGCGGCTGAAGGTCCCGGCAGGCTTCCAGATCAAGGTGATGGCGACCAACCTCGGCAACGCGCGGATGATGCACGTGATGCCCGACGGCGGGATTTATCTCACCCGGCGGCAGCAGAACGACATCTGGTACCTCAAGGACGTTAACAAAGACGGCCTCTTTGACGCGGGCGAGCGCCGCATGGTCGCTCAGAACCTCAAGCTGGTGCATGGCCTGGATGTGCGGCAGGGCAAGCTCTACGCGGTGGGCGAGAAGACCATCTGGGTGATGGACATGGCGCAGGACGGCACCCTGAGCGTGCCGCGCGTCTTCGCCGACGGCTTTCCCGACGCCGGGCAACACCCCGCCCGCGGCCTGAAGTGGGGGCCGGACGGCTACCTCTACGCCTCCTTCGGCTCCACCAACAACGACGCGCCCACCCAGAACCCGGAAGAAGCGACCATCCTGCGGATTCGCCCCGACGGGCAGTGGCGCGAGGTGTATGCGCGGGGGCTGCGCCACACCATAGGCTTCGGCTGGCACCCGGTCACGGGCACCTTCTACGGGATGGATCAGGGCATGGACTGGCACGGCGACAACATCCCGCCCGAGGAGCTGAACGTGATTCAGCGCGGGCGCAACTACGGCTGGCCCTTTTGCTACGGGGACCGCAACCCGGACCCCTACACCAACTCCAGCCAGATTCCCGGCAAGATCACCAAGGCCGAGTACTGCGACCTCACCCAGGGCAGCCTGCTGAACTACACGGCGCACGCGGCCGCCATCGCCATGAACTTCTATACCGGCACGAGTTTCCCAGCCGAGTACCGCAACGACGCCTTCGTCGCCTTCCGGGGGTCGTGGAACCGCTCGGAACCCAGCGGCTACGAGATCGCCCGCGTGAACTTTGACGCGCAGAACCGGCCCACCGCTATTGAACCCTTCATCACCGGCTTCGTGTACGAGGAAGGCGGCGAGTGGAAGCAGTTCGGGCGCGTGGCGGGTGTGGCGACCTACACCGACGGCAGCCTGCTCTTCACCGACGACCAGAGCGGCGTGATCTACCGCGTGCTGTACACGGGAGGCCAGTGA
- a CDS encoding 1,4-dihydroxy-6-naphthoate synthase → MTTLPAALDLGYSFCPNDTFIFYALHAGRVPAPLPVRERLEDVQTLNEWAREGRLPVTKISYRAYFEVMEQYVALRSGGALGRGVGPLVVAREELGDLNGKRVASPGNLTTADLLLRLAYPEVQLTPMRYDEVMPAVARGEYDAGLIIHESRFTYQEHGLVKLLDLGAWWEGETGLPLPLGAILVRRDLPPGVQRGLNAAVRESLEYAYAHPAEPKAYIRQHALEMSDEVMQAHIDLYVNGFSRDVGEEGERAVRELHRRAVAVGAARPSGLPLFVRD, encoded by the coding sequence ATGACCACCCTCCCCGCCGCCCTCGACCTGGGCTATTCCTTCTGCCCCAACGACACCTTCATCTTCTACGCGCTGCACGCGGGCCGGGTCCCGGCGCCGCTGCCGGTGCGGGAGCGGCTGGAGGACGTGCAGACCCTCAACGAATGGGCGCGGGAGGGCCGCCTCCCCGTCACCAAGATCAGCTACCGCGCCTACTTCGAGGTGATGGAGCAGTACGTCGCCCTGCGCTCGGGCGGGGCGCTGGGCCGGGGCGTGGGGCCGCTGGTGGTGGCACGGGAGGAACTGGGCGACCTGAACGGCAAACGCGTCGCCTCGCCGGGCAACCTCACGACCGCCGACCTGCTGCTGCGGCTGGCCTACCCGGAGGTGCAGCTCACGCCGATGCGCTACGACGAGGTCATGCCCGCCGTGGCGCGGGGCGAGTACGACGCGGGCCTGATCATCCACGAGTCGCGCTTCACCTATCAGGAACACGGCCTCGTCAAACTGCTGGACCTCGGCGCGTGGTGGGAGGGCGAGACGGGGTTGCCCCTTCCGCTGGGCGCGATTCTGGTGCGGCGTGACCTACCGCCGGGGGTGCAGCGCGGCCTGAATGCGGCGGTGCGGGAGAGTCTGGAGTACGCCTACGCGCACCCCGCCGAACCCAAGGCCTATATCCGGCAGCACGCGCTGGAGATGAGCGACGAGGTGATGCAGGCCCACATCGACCTGTACGTGAACGGCTTTTCCCGCGACGTGGGCGAGGAAGGCGAGCGGGCCGTGCGCGAACTGCACCGCCGGGCGGTGGCGGTGGGGGCGGCGCGGCCCTCCGGTCTGCCGCTGTTCGTGAGGGACTGA
- a CDS encoding DUF6174 domain-containing protein has product MTLLRGGMLGVALGLGTVAGLAGAGGGGAPPPQAVCAPGYVRPDFAALRRELASARTRWALAGIRDYAYDFTEVAAPVLFPAVRVSVRQRQVQAVAVAAGQQGEPGPNAWGTVEDRFAAVASLLADGRSRPCPVVETDYDPQLGHPTRLYSGSGEANIADGWGEWRITNFTRVVPGGP; this is encoded by the coding sequence ATGACACTTCTGCGCGGGGGGATGCTGGGCGTGGCGTTGGGGTTGGGCACGGTGGCGGGGTTGGCTGGGGCAGGTGGGGGTGGAGCGCCGCCCCCACAGGCGGTCTGTGCGCCGGGCTACGTGCGACCCGATTTCGCGGCCCTGAGGCGGGAGTTGGCGTCAGCACGAACGCGCTGGGCGCTGGCGGGGATTCGTGACTATGCATACGACTTCACCGAGGTTGCCGCCCCGGTGCTGTTTCCGGCCGTGCGCGTGAGTGTGCGTCAGCGCCAGGTTCAGGCGGTGGCGGTGGCGGCAGGGCAGCAGGGTGAGCCAGGACCGAACGCGTGGGGTACGGTCGAGGACCGCTTCGCGGCAGTGGCGAGTCTCCTGGCCGACGGGCGCTCCCGGCCCTGCCCGGTGGTGGAGACCGACTACGACCCGCAACTGGGCCACCCCACCCGGCTCTACAGCGGCAGCGGCGAGGCCAATATCGCCGACGGCTGGGGCGAGTGGCGCATCACCAACTTCACCCGCGTGGTCCCCGGCGGGCCGTAG
- a CDS encoding bifunctional riboflavin kinase/FAD synthetase yields the protein MKTYVSPGGRPDTETVVAVGSFDGVHLGHQALLAQLKERGRRHRVPTVVYTFDPPTRVLTQGAQFLSTLPEKLALLARYGIDETIAVPFTREFAARPKEAFLEDLRALRPRSVVVGEDFHFGRGRAGTVADLREVTRDVVTVPMHQLGGEDIKSTRIREYLREGDVEGARRLLGRHYDAQGVVVQGDRLGRQLGWPTANLQVPEGKALPPGVYAVVAVTERGPGHQQRHHGVANIGFRPTVNGTERRFEVHFLDFEGDLYGEEVGVKFFARLRGEQKFGGLDELKAQIQRDAQAAREVLRDVE from the coding sequence ATGAAAACCTACGTCTCCCCGGGCGGGCGCCCCGACACCGAGACGGTCGTGGCGGTCGGCTCCTTCGACGGGGTGCATCTGGGGCACCAGGCCCTGCTCGCGCAGCTCAAGGAGCGGGGGCGGCGGCACCGGGTCCCCACGGTGGTCTACACCTTCGACCCGCCCACCCGCGTGCTGACCCAGGGCGCCCAGTTCCTGTCCACGCTGCCCGAGAAACTCGCGCTGCTGGCCCGCTACGGCATCGACGAGACCATCGCCGTGCCCTTTACCCGCGAGTTCGCGGCCCGGCCCAAGGAGGCTTTCCTGGAGGACCTGCGGGCGCTGCGGCCCCGCTCGGTCGTGGTGGGCGAGGACTTCCACTTCGGGCGCGGGCGGGCGGGCACGGTGGCGGACCTGCGGGAGGTGACCCGCGACGTGGTGACCGTCCCCATGCACCAGCTCGGCGGCGAGGACATCAAGAGCACCCGCATCCGCGAGTACCTGCGAGAGGGCGACGTGGAGGGTGCCCGCCGATTGCTGGGCCGCCACTACGACGCGCAGGGCGTGGTCGTGCAGGGCGACCGCCTGGGCCGCCAGCTCGGCTGGCCCACCGCCAACCTCCAGGTGCCCGAGGGCAAGGCGCTCCCGCCCGGCGTCTACGCGGTCGTCGCCGTCACCGAGCGCGGGCCGGGGCACCAGCAGCGACATCACGGGGTCGCCAACATCGGCTTCCGGCCCACCGTGAACGGGACCGAGCGGCGTTTTGAGGTGCATTTCCTCGACTTCGAGGGCGACCTCTACGGCGAGGAGGTGGGGGTCAAGTTCTTCGCCCGGCTGCGCGGCGAACAGAAGTTCGGCGGGCTGGACGAGCTGAAAGCGCAGATTCAGCGGGACGCCCAGGCCGCGCGGGAGGTGCTGCGGGACGTGGAGTAG
- a CDS encoding NUDIX domain-containing protein, producing the protein MSKAGAGNGDTQVIYDGRVVRLERLEGKWEVVRHADAVAVLALNDAGEMLLVRQKRPAIGETTLEAPAGLIDEGETPEEAARRELQEEVGLDGEMTLLTRFYSSPGFCDELLYVFAAENLRESRLPHDEDEEIEVVWMSPQAVLNGLREGTLHGSASTVAAALYGLQRLAERRE; encoded by the coding sequence ATGAGCAAAGCCGGGGCGGGCAATGGGGACACGCAGGTCATCTACGACGGGCGCGTCGTGCGGCTGGAGCGACTGGAAGGCAAGTGGGAGGTCGTCCGGCACGCCGACGCGGTGGCAGTGCTGGCCCTGAACGACGCCGGGGAAATGTTGCTGGTGCGCCAGAAGCGCCCGGCCATCGGCGAAACGACGCTGGAAGCTCCGGCAGGCCTGATCGACGAGGGCGAAACCCCCGAGGAGGCCGCCCGCCGCGAGTTGCAGGAGGAGGTGGGCCTCGACGGCGAGATGACCCTGCTCACCCGCTTCTATTCCAGCCCCGGCTTCTGCGACGAGTTGCTGTACGTGTTCGCTGCCGAGAACCTGCGCGAGAGCCGCCTCCCCCACGACGAGGACGAGGAGATCGAGGTCGTGTGGATGTCGCCGCAGGCGGTGCTGAACGGCCTGCGGGAGGGCACCCTGCACGGCAGCGCGAGTACGGTGGCGGCAGCCCTGTACGGCCTTCAGCGCCTCGCGGAGCGCCGGGAATGA
- a CDS encoding histidine kinase N-terminal 7TM domain-containing diguanylate cyclase: protein MNDALASSFAAWLMGSALAALLTARFAWRRRQAPGATPLALLLLSLAVWTLTYALHWLDVPPGAVFWLDATFFGVVGAPVCVWLLTREFTQPDRPMRGLEWLTLLAVPGVTWGLLLLGDPGGVLFGTGPTQDAHTRLAGGPWFRVVVLHGYALIALSALALGQFWLRTSGVYRRQAGVLLAGLCVPWGVNFVSVLGERPFPDFDLTPMLFMVTALVFLWGLLGFRLFDLVPVARHQLVEQLGEGVLVLDGQGRVLDLNASARRLADPALAHPVGHPVTRVFPRRGGDLAAQINGLEGQTELLIDGRSHEVRVSHLRDRAGRSQGQVVVWRDVTRQRQAEAALRRAHQELQARLTEIERLQAELSEQSVRDPLTGLHNRRHLGRALEVLRGQPFSVLLLDIDHFKAVNDSYGHAGGDAVLRAVAGQLAGAVRPGETVCRYGGEEFVVLLPGVGTDAALAWAEGWRQAIAARGVRLGGQRVPVTVSLGLAGAPEHGTDPDRVLLAADGALYAAKEGGRNQCRVAPPPVPEGTSPEAPALECPT, encoded by the coding sequence GTGAACGACGCCCTCGCGTCCTCGTTCGCGGCGTGGCTGATGGGGTCGGCGCTCGCCGCGCTGCTCACGGCGCGGTTCGCGTGGCGGCGGCGGCAGGCACCGGGGGCCACCCCGCTCGCGCTGCTGCTGCTCTCGCTGGCGGTGTGGACGCTAACCTATGCCCTGCACTGGCTGGACGTGCCGCCCGGCGCGGTGTTCTGGCTGGACGCCACCTTTTTCGGGGTGGTGGGAGCGCCTGTGTGCGTGTGGCTGCTCACGCGCGAGTTCACCCAGCCGGACCGCCCGATGCGCGGCCTGGAGTGGCTGACGCTGCTCGCGGTGCCGGGGGTGACCTGGGGCCTGCTGCTGCTGGGCGACCCCGGCGGGGTGCTGTTCGGAACCGGACCCACGCAGGACGCGCACACCCGGCTGGCCGGGGGGCCGTGGTTCCGGGTGGTCGTGCTGCACGGCTACGCCCTTATCGCGCTGAGTGCGCTCGCGCTGGGGCAATTCTGGCTGCGGACCTCCGGGGTCTACCGGCGGCAGGCCGGGGTGCTGCTTGCGGGGCTGTGCGTGCCGTGGGGGGTCAATTTCGTGAGCGTGCTGGGCGAGCGGCCCTTTCCAGACTTCGACCTCACGCCCATGCTGTTCATGGTCACGGCGCTGGTCTTCTTGTGGGGGCTGCTGGGCTTCCGGCTCTTCGACCTCGTGCCGGTGGCGCGGCACCAGCTTGTCGAGCAACTCGGCGAAGGGGTGCTGGTACTCGATGGGCAGGGGCGCGTGCTGGACCTGAACGCGTCGGCCCGGCGCCTGGCCGACCCCGCCCTTGCCCACCCGGTCGGGCACCCGGTCACGCGGGTCTTTCCGCGCCGCGGCGGGGACCTGGCGGCGCAGATCAACGGGCTGGAGGGCCAGACCGAACTTCTGATCGACGGGCGCTCCCACGAGGTGCGCGTCTCGCACCTGCGCGACCGGGCGGGGCGCTCGCAGGGGCAGGTGGTGGTGTGGCGCGACGTCACCCGGCAGCGCCAGGCCGAGGCTGCGCTGCGCCGGGCGCATCAGGAGCTGCAAGCCCGCCTCACCGAGATCGAGCGCCTGCAAGCCGAGCTGAGCGAGCAGAGCGTGCGCGACCCCCTCACCGGGCTGCACAACCGTCGCCACCTGGGCCGGGCGCTCGAGGTCCTGCGCGGACAGCCCTTCAGCGTGCTGCTGCTGGACATCGACCATTTCAAGGCCGTCAACGACTCGTACGGGCACGCGGGCGGCGACGCGGTGCTTCGGGCGGTGGCGGGGCAGCTCGCGGGGGCCGTGCGGCCCGGTGAGACGGTGTGCCGCTACGGCGGGGAGGAATTCGTGGTGCTGCTGCCGGGCGTGGGCACAGATGCCGCCCTCGCGTGGGCGGAGGGCTGGCGGCAGGCGATCGCGGCGCGGGGGGTGCGGCTGGGTGGGCAGCGGGTGCCCGTCACCGTGTCGCTGGGCCTCGCCGGAGCGCCCGAGCACGGCACCGACCCCGACCGGGTGCTGCTCGCCGCCGACGGGGCGCTGTACGCGGCGAAAGAGGGCGGCCGGAACCAGTGCCGGGTGGCTCCCCCTCCCGTCCCGGAAGGCACATCCCCGGAGGCGCCTGCTCTAGAGTGCCCCACATGA
- the dgt gene encoding dGTP triphosphohydrolase: MFTRADLEAREAAGLAPYATLSRAARGRAFPEPESETRTAFQKDRDRILHTTAFRRLEYKTQVFVNVSLSGGQGDHYRTRLTHTLEVSQVARSVALTLGLNETLAEAIALAHDLGHPPFGHAGERALNALMEGHGAAPDNTFDHNSQACRIVTVLEDRYPDFRGLNLTRDTLDGLNKHNRSGLGPPSLEAQLVDAADALAYTAHDLDDGLRSGLLTPEDLTELPLWAELLRRVPPAAPSLTERDRRTLHRELLGWLIGDLTRATHAAIAESGVGTPEAVRALPERLVTYSPEMRVRLRETGEFLRSRLYRHWRVEMQVEQGTRLLTGLFTALLSRPSMLPPGVRARAEEGGLPRAVCDYVSGMTDRYAAELHAALRPPVPGAGWR; this comes from the coding sequence ATGTTCACCCGCGCCGACCTGGAGGCCCGCGAGGCGGCTGGCCTCGCGCCGTACGCCACCCTCAGCCGCGCCGCGCGGGGCCGCGCCTTTCCCGAACCCGAGAGCGAGACCCGGACCGCCTTTCAGAAGGACCGCGACCGCATCCTGCACACGACGGCCTTTCGGCGGCTGGAGTACAAGACGCAGGTCTTCGTCAACGTGTCGCTCAGCGGGGGGCAGGGGGACCACTACCGCACCCGGCTGACCCACACCCTGGAAGTTTCACAGGTCGCCCGCTCGGTGGCCCTGACCCTGGGCCTGAACGAGACGCTGGCGGAAGCCATCGCCCTCGCGCACGACCTCGGGCACCCCCCTTTCGGACACGCGGGCGAGCGGGCGCTGAACGCGCTGATGGAGGGGCACGGGGCCGCTCCCGACAACACCTTCGACCACAACTCGCAGGCCTGCCGCATCGTGACCGTGCTGGAAGACCGCTACCCGGACTTCCGGGGCCTGAACCTCACCCGCGACACCCTCGACGGCCTGAACAAGCACAACCGGTCGGGCCTGGGGCCGCCCAGCCTGGAAGCGCAGCTCGTGGACGCTGCCGACGCACTGGCCTACACCGCCCACGACCTCGACGACGGCCTACGCAGCGGCCTGCTGACCCCGGAGGACCTGACCGAGCTGCCGCTGTGGGCCGAGCTGCTCCGGCGCGTGCCCCCCGCTGCCCCTTCCCTGACCGAGCGCGACCGCCGCACCCTGCACCGTGAACTGCTGGGCTGGCTGATCGGCGACCTGACGCGGGCGACCCACGCGGCCATCGCGGAGAGTGGCGTGGGGACCCCGGAGGCGGTGCGGGCGCTGCCCGAGCGCCTGGTCACCTACAGCCCCGAGATGCGCGTGCGCCTGCGCGAGACGGGCGAGTTCCTGCGCTCGCGGCTCTACCGCCACTGGCGGGTGGAGATGCAGGTCGAGCAGGGCACCCGGCTGCTGACGGGCCTGTTCACGGCGCTGCTCTCGCGGCCCTCCATGCTGCCCCCCGGCGTGCGTGCCCGCGCCGAGGAGGGCGGCCTGCCCCGCGCCGTGTGTGACTACGTCTCCGGGATGACCGACCGCTACGCCGCCGAGCTGCACGCGGCGCTGCGGCCCCCGGTGCCGGGAGCGGGCTGGCGTTAA